A genomic window from Streptomyces sp. 846.5 includes:
- a CDS encoding AAA family ATPase — MQLISTHITNYRSVEDSGDITVESDVTCLVGKNESGKTTVLQGLYRIKPVEASKTFDEVVDFPARLTRQRKEYAENARIPVVEATFRFDEQEIKTIEADLGAGALRSPEFTVAIGYRHSNRTLQLDLDESAVVAHLRSQLDLPAASAALIAETDTIKDLLTGLDGLPEVPEAARALAERIRSWREEKVRQYLIDEYAWPLMPKFVYFDDYDSMPGKVAIPDLIARRDQDRLTRGERALLSLLDMAGVSPEDFLQTDQHERLIRELENSGNVISDEVFEYWSQSDDLEVQLKTLNPEVGATPPFDQSPILQVRVHNRRHRASVPFDERSRGFVWFFSFLAYFNELEEAETNNLILLLDEPGLSLHGLAQGDLLRLIDERLAPKHQVLYTTHSPFMVSPGQLHRVRTVIDQEKAGTKVSSEVFQADQDTAFPLLAAMGIEMTQTLFVGEHTLLLEGPSDLIYLDVLTDIATERGLTGLDPRWVKTPIGGSGKLSTFVTLLGANKLHVAVLVDSSSKDVGAVKRLRENDQLAANGLVQISEFTGTADADVEDLFERDFYLGLVNSAYATELTTPIAAADLNARDPRIVRQIETVFRQRNIAGGNFNHFRPAAALLRQQATLAPNITDATAARAAKLFTRLNSLLP, encoded by the coding sequence ATGCAACTGATCAGTACGCACATTACAAACTACCGTTCGGTGGAGGACTCCGGCGACATCACGGTCGAGTCGGATGTGACCTGCCTTGTCGGCAAGAACGAGTCCGGAAAGACGACCGTGCTCCAAGGGCTCTACCGGATCAAGCCGGTCGAGGCCTCAAAGACGTTCGACGAGGTCGTGGACTTCCCCGCCCGGCTGACCCGCCAGCGCAAGGAGTACGCCGAAAACGCGCGCATCCCGGTCGTTGAGGCCACGTTCCGCTTCGACGAACAGGAGATCAAGACGATCGAGGCCGATCTCGGCGCCGGCGCCCTGCGCAGCCCCGAGTTCACCGTCGCCATCGGCTACCGACACAGTAACCGAACCCTGCAACTGGACCTCGACGAGAGCGCAGTGGTTGCCCATCTCCGGTCGCAGCTCGACCTCCCCGCCGCTTCGGCAGCCCTCATCGCGGAAACCGACACCATCAAGGACCTCCTGACAGGGCTCGACGGGCTTCCGGAAGTTCCCGAGGCGGCGAGGGCCCTCGCCGAGCGAATCAGGAGCTGGCGCGAGGAGAAGGTCCGGCAATACTTGATCGACGAGTACGCCTGGCCCCTGATGCCGAAGTTCGTCTACTTCGACGACTACGACTCCATGCCGGGCAAGGTCGCCATCCCGGATCTGATTGCTCGCCGTGATCAGGACAGGCTCACCCGGGGAGAGCGGGCTCTGCTGAGTCTCCTGGACATGGCAGGAGTCTCCCCGGAGGACTTCTTGCAGACGGATCAGCACGAGCGGCTGATCCGTGAGTTGGAGAACTCCGGGAACGTCATCTCCGACGAGGTGTTCGAGTACTGGTCCCAGAGCGACGATCTCGAAGTGCAGCTGAAGACCCTCAACCCCGAGGTCGGCGCGACACCGCCGTTCGACCAGAGCCCGATCCTTCAGGTCCGCGTCCACAACCGGCGACACCGAGCCTCGGTGCCTTTCGACGAGCGCTCGCGCGGCTTCGTCTGGTTCTTCTCGTTCCTCGCCTACTTCAACGAGTTGGAGGAGGCCGAGACGAACAACCTCATCCTGCTGCTGGACGAGCCGGGACTGTCGCTTCACGGCCTCGCCCAGGGAGATCTCCTCCGTCTCATCGACGAGCGGCTGGCCCCCAAGCACCAGGTCCTCTACACCACGCACTCCCCGTTCATGGTTTCGCCGGGCCAGCTCCACCGGGTCCGCACCGTCATTGACCAGGAGAAAGCCGGGACCAAGGTCTCGTCCGAAGTCTTCCAGGCCGACCAGGACACAGCCTTCCCGCTGCTCGCCGCCATGGGCATCGAGATGACGCAGACGTTGTTCGTGGGCGAGCACACGCTGCTGCTGGAGGGTCCCAGCGACCTGATCTATCTGGACGTGCTGACCGACATTGCCACGGAGCGTGGCCTCACCGGTCTCGACCCCCGCTGGGTCAAGACGCCCATCGGCGGGTCCGGCAAACTCTCAACGTTCGTCACCTTGCTCGGAGCGAACAAACTCCATGTCGCCGTACTGGTCGACTCAAGTTCCAAGGACGTCGGCGCGGTCAAGCGCCTACGCGAGAACGACCAGCTCGCCGCGAACGGACTGGTGCAGATCAGCGAGTTCACCGGCACCGCCGACGCCGACGTCGAGGATCTCTTCGAGCGGGACTTCTACCTCGGCCTGGTCAACAGCGCCTATGCCACCGAACTGACCACTCCGATCGCGGCGGCAGACCTCAACGCCAGGGATCCGAGGATCGTCCGCCAGATCGAGACGGTTTTCAGGCAGCGCAACATCGCCGGCGGAAACTTCAACCACTTCAGGCCGGCAGCGGCCCTCCTTCGACAGCAGGCGACCCTGGCGCCGAACATCACTGACGCCACAGCCGCCCGCGCCGCCAAGCTGTTCACGCGGCTCAATTCCCTGCTCCCCTGA
- a CDS encoding LamG-like jellyroll fold domain-containing protein — protein sequence MHPSTPRPRLSRPARRWILIPALSALLAAMTPAVALADTPTAPAPVSAPTPPAMTSTAAEQAARLQAVSSGQPVTVDSLTTPTHLVVAQADGSLTATDNPLPVRVEQNGTWQGLDATLVANPGQNTFSPRATTDTVSLSGGGTGPVATLTDAAGHSMALTMPFALPAPVVSGSTALYGSVLPGVDLSVSVTDQGGLSDILIVHDAAAAANSLLKSLTLAASTQGLSLTTTPSGGMNATLSDGSIAYTSPTPTMWDSSTTTPATATPSASASASASASASTLAGTVAQAKRVAVRSADQASTASASASASGTPDTTASSVDGPGSGAQVAPVAMNATSTGIVLTPNTSALTSPVQYPLYIDPFVNPVTGKSNGYDEVYGNKACAGQPKYNTPQDKGEGVGYQGAGGTCGSGAERSFYQIDSSGLDPSMKISQSLVTADTTYAASWDCSKNQPVTLHTTGAIGPGTDWNNQPGVNDNNGYPAVSTHVPSGANPGNSTCSNHTATFTVTSQAQKVANASINVWTVALFGDESDGANYLRFSTVITLTTNFDIAPSVTSPTMSPTPQNPAAGTACGGAASGWIGATSNDGTSSNVTLSTKVSSPVSGTNVSAQFHIWDDMLKDSSGSPATVKWDYSSPQASGSTVNEKVGFLLQDGHRYGFSVQGYDGTPLYGNTYSNCHFSVDTTPPTSPVIANNPSFPSVGNGVPNPLVYAGVKTVSNFSVTATDPAPANNCTLAACAASGILSFRWNLDTPPTSTTGHAVAPSATGTDSSGNPTASATLSIPVISWGVHTLYVTAVDKAGNATQAPSTYTFAAPWDPKTKVVPGDVTGDGIPDLITTTTAGDLVLVPGDTDPAQTTKTTVPYTGPVRLAASGDTPAGGSGGWNNYLVAHRGNLFNNSLVDDLFALNTVASPKTLYVVKNNLDTGTGQTTTAGFTSSRNLPIAKPTCSTFTPAERCGSTAGYTADWNAVTQIAAPGDTHHTGNADLITVEGGKLWLYTGVSGGSLANPVLLGDGDWSNLTLVTPGTVSGTPTLWARDKTGTLYTYPIVLDSTSQLPTLLHAPAGNSVLQLSLTNGGTNLCADDDHSLTTPGNKVQVWGCNNSAAQSWVLGTDGTVRALGGCLDALHSGLTNGTSIDLYTCNGSGAQQWRPGANGSLINPESNLCLADPNANTTFGTQLILWTCNNGTEQNWNNGASTQLPAATQSPIASLPLATYPRIASPGDINSPSAGPDGIPDLYAVDTHGQLVEFPGGRTAPGTLTMQDPTSLPLHWWGLTEGSGTASDNGLANPNNGGTNALTLTPVGAANWGTDTTLAAADTNQASTNSANSVINFTNTGTSNSYAAATDSTNAYAPAVDTTKSYTVSAWVNLTTTNSSTDQWAISQGTDQGQAFYLGYHGATNSWDFATTDTNAAVVHAAAADSAALSAWTHLVGVYDAPTGTMTLYVNGAKKATATNTTPQYDPAHPLTIGAAASLGTDANNNPTLSPTSGFNGSISDVHVYDSAIGTTPAIGTTPLSLGTGADTSTNWWKLSESAGTTAADAIGAQPATLTTGAAFTNDTTRGNVLSLNGTTGYAATSTAPIDTSASYSVSAWVKLNTAAPTTDNTAVCQRDATGSRCAFYLQYSSSDKGWALVAPDIDAAQPTAYYKTSGHSVATANWTHLVATFDATTGTMSLYVNGHLTGTATDPTPWAASGPLLIGGIDNRALQNGTSLGSFNGEISDVRVYNTALPISDAAAPGDIPAITQFD from the coding sequence ATGCACCCCTCGACCCCCCGGCCGCGCCTGTCGCGGCCGGCTCGGCGTTGGATCCTGATACCCGCGCTCAGCGCCCTGCTGGCGGCCATGACCCCCGCGGTCGCGCTGGCCGACACCCCGACGGCCCCCGCACCGGTCAGCGCACCCACGCCCCCGGCGATGACGAGCACAGCAGCGGAGCAGGCCGCTCGTCTTCAGGCGGTGTCCAGCGGCCAGCCGGTCACCGTCGACTCGCTGACGACCCCGACCCACCTGGTCGTCGCCCAGGCTGACGGATCACTGACCGCCACGGACAACCCGCTGCCGGTGCGCGTCGAGCAGAACGGCACCTGGCAGGGCCTGGATGCGACCCTGGTCGCGAATCCCGGGCAGAACACGTTCTCGCCCAGGGCCACCACCGACACGGTGAGCCTCTCGGGCGGAGGAACCGGCCCGGTCGCCACGCTCACCGACGCAGCCGGCCACAGCATGGCGCTGACCATGCCGTTCGCCCTGCCCGCGCCAGTGGTCAGCGGTAGTACCGCGCTCTACGGATCCGTACTGCCCGGCGTCGACTTGTCCGTGTCCGTCACGGATCAGGGCGGTCTGAGTGACATCCTGATTGTTCATGACGCGGCTGCAGCGGCGAACTCGCTGCTCAAGAGCCTCACCCTGGCCGCATCCACCCAAGGCTTGTCGCTCACAACGACACCCTCCGGCGGCATGAACGCGACCCTGTCCGACGGCAGCATCGCCTACACGAGTCCCACCCCCACGATGTGGGACTCCAGCACCACCACCCCAGCCACAGCAACGCCATCGGCATCGGCATCGGCATCGGCATCGGCATCGGCATCCACGCTCGCAGGCACTGTCGCACAGGCAAAGCGTGTCGCCGTGCGTTCCGCTGACCAGGCGAGCACCGCCTCGGCGTCGGCCAGTGCGTCCGGTACGCCTGACACGACGGCCTCCTCGGTGGACGGTCCCGGTAGCGGAGCCCAGGTGGCACCGGTCGCGATGAACGCCACCTCCACCGGCATCGTTCTGACACCCAACACCTCGGCACTCACCTCCCCGGTCCAGTACCCGCTGTACATCGATCCGTTCGTCAACCCGGTGACCGGCAAGTCGAACGGCTACGACGAGGTGTACGGCAACAAGGCCTGTGCTGGCCAGCCCAAGTACAACACGCCCCAGGACAAGGGGGAGGGAGTCGGCTACCAAGGCGCTGGCGGCACCTGCGGGAGCGGCGCCGAGCGCTCGTTCTACCAGATCGACTCCAGCGGGCTGGACCCGAGCATGAAGATCTCCCAGTCCCTGGTCACCGCCGACACCACCTACGCCGCCAGCTGGGACTGCAGTAAGAACCAGCCGGTCACCCTGCACACCACCGGGGCCATCGGACCTGGCACCGACTGGAACAACCAGCCCGGCGTCAACGACAACAACGGCTACCCCGCCGTATCCACCCACGTGCCCAGCGGCGCCAACCCCGGCAACAGCACTTGCAGCAACCACACCGCCACCTTCACCGTCACCAGCCAAGCCCAGAAGGTCGCCAATGCCAGCATCAACGTCTGGACTGTGGCCCTGTTCGGCGACGAGAGCGACGGGGCGAACTACCTGCGCTTCTCCACCGTGATCACGCTGACCACAAACTTCGACATCGCGCCAAGCGTGACCTCGCCCACGATGTCACCCACCCCGCAGAACCCCGCCGCAGGCACCGCCTGCGGCGGTGCAGCCAGCGGCTGGATCGGCGCGACCTCAAACGACGGCACCAGCAGCAACGTCACCCTCAGCACCAAGGTCTCCTCGCCGGTGTCCGGCACCAACGTCTCGGCCCAGTTCCACATCTGGGACGACATGCTCAAGGACAGCTCCGGCAGCCCGGCAACCGTCAAATGGGACTACAGCAGTCCCCAGGCCTCGGGCAGCACCGTCAACGAGAAGGTCGGATTCCTGCTCCAGGACGGCCACCGCTACGGATTCAGCGTCCAGGGCTACGACGGCACCCCGCTCTACGGAAACACCTACTCCAACTGCCACTTCAGTGTCGACACCACTCCCCCGACGTCACCGGTGATCGCCAACAACCCGTCCTTCCCCTCCGTCGGCAACGGTGTACCGAACCCTCTAGTCTACGCGGGTGTCAAGACCGTCAGCAACTTCTCGGTAACCGCCACCGATCCGGCCCCGGCGAACAACTGCACCCTGGCAGCCTGCGCCGCCAGTGGCATTCTTTCCTTCCGCTGGAATCTGGACACCCCACCCACCTCCACCACGGGCCACGCCGTCGCACCCTCAGCGACCGGAACGGACTCAAGCGGTAACCCGACCGCCAGCGCCACCCTCTCGATCCCCGTGATCAGCTGGGGTGTCCACACCCTCTACGTCACCGCCGTGGACAAGGCCGGCAACGCCACCCAGGCGCCGTCGACCTACACCTTCGCCGCCCCCTGGGATCCGAAGACCAAGGTCGTCCCGGGCGATGTCACCGGCGACGGCATCCCCGACCTGATCACCACCACCACGGCCGGCGACCTGGTCCTGGTCCCCGGCGACACCGACCCTGCCCAGACCACCAAGACCACCGTCCCCTACACCGGCCCGGTGCGCCTGGCCGCCTCCGGCGACACCCCCGCCGGCGGCTCCGGCGGCTGGAACAACTACCTGGTGGCCCACCGCGGCAACCTCTTCAACAACTCGCTCGTCGACGACCTGTTCGCCCTCAACACAGTCGCCAGCCCCAAGACCCTGTACGTCGTCAAGAACAACCTCGACACCGGCACCGGCCAGACCACCACCGCCGGGTTCACCAGCAGCCGCAACCTCCCGATCGCTAAGCCGACCTGCTCGACCTTCACCCCCGCCGAACGTTGCGGCAGCACGGCCGGCTACACCGCTGACTGGAACGCGGTCACCCAGATCGCGGCCCCCGGCGACACCCACCACACCGGCAACGCCGACCTGATCACCGTCGAGGGCGGCAAGCTGTGGCTGTACACCGGTGTCTCAGGCGGGAGCCTGGCCAACCCGGTGCTGCTCGGTGACGGCGACTGGTCCAACCTGACCCTGGTCACCCCCGGGACGGTCTCCGGAACCCCAACACTGTGGGCCCGCGACAAGACCGGGACGCTCTACACCTACCCCATCGTCCTGGACAGCACCTCCCAGCTGCCCACCCTGCTCCACGCGCCAGCTGGCAACTCCGTACTCCAGTTGTCACTGACCAACGGCGGCACAAACCTGTGCGCAGACGACGACCACAGTTTGACCACCCCCGGTAACAAGGTCCAGGTCTGGGGCTGCAATAACAGCGCCGCCCAGAGCTGGGTCCTCGGAACCGACGGCACCGTGCGCGCCCTGGGCGGGTGCCTGGACGCGCTCCACTCCGGGCTCACCAACGGCACCTCGATCGACCTCTACACCTGCAACGGCTCCGGAGCCCAGCAGTGGCGGCCAGGAGCCAACGGCTCGCTGATCAACCCCGAATCCAACCTCTGCCTGGCAGATCCCAACGCCAACACCACCTTCGGCACCCAACTGATCCTGTGGACCTGCAACAACGGCACCGAACAGAACTGGAACAACGGCGCGAGCACCCAGCTCCCCGCCGCCACCCAAAGCCCCATAGCCTCGCTCCCGCTCGCCACCTACCCCCGCATCGCCTCCCCCGGTGACATCAACAGCCCCTCCGCCGGCCCCGACGGCATCCCGGACCTGTACGCGGTCGACACCCACGGCCAACTGGTCGAATTCCCCGGCGGCCGCACCGCACCCGGCACCCTGACCATGCAGGACCCCACCAGCCTGCCCCTGCACTGGTGGGGCCTGACCGAAGGCAGCGGCACGGCCAGCGACAACGGCCTCGCCAACCCCAACAACGGCGGTACCAACGCCCTCACCCTCACCCCCGTCGGCGCTGCCAACTGGGGAACCGACACCACACTGGCGGCAGCCGACACCAACCAGGCGTCAACCAACTCCGCCAACAGCGTCATCAACTTCACCAACACCGGCACCTCCAACAGCTACGCGGCGGCCACGGACTCCACCAACGCCTACGCCCCCGCCGTGGACACGACCAAGAGCTATACCGTCTCGGCCTGGGTCAACCTCACCACCACCAACAGCTCCACCGACCAGTGGGCCATCAGCCAGGGCACCGATCAGGGGCAGGCGTTCTACCTCGGCTACCACGGCGCCACGAACTCCTGGGACTTCGCCACCACCGACACCAACGCGGCGGTCGTCCACGCCGCCGCCGCCGACTCGGCAGCACTCAGCGCCTGGACACATCTGGTGGGCGTCTACGACGCCCCCACCGGAACCATGACCCTCTACGTCAACGGCGCCAAGAAAGCCACCGCAACCAACACCACCCCGCAGTACGACCCCGCCCACCCGCTGACGATCGGCGCCGCCGCCTCACTCGGCACCGACGCCAACAACAACCCGACGCTCAGCCCCACGTCCGGATTCAACGGCTCCATCTCCGACGTCCACGTCTACGACAGCGCAATCGGCACCACCCCGGCCATCGGCACCACACCCCTGTCCCTGGGCACCGGCGCCGACACCTCGACCAACTGGTGGAAGCTCAGCGAGAGCGCCGGAACCACCGCCGCCGACGCCATCGGCGCCCAGCCCGCCACCTTGACCACAGGCGCAGCCTTCACCAACGACACCACCCGCGGCAACGTCCTGAGCCTCAACGGCACCACGGGCTACGCCGCCACGAGCACCGCACCCATCGACACCAGTGCGAGCTATTCCGTCTCCGCGTGGGTCAAGCTCAACACCGCCGCCCCGACCACTGACAACACAGCCGTGTGCCAACGCGACGCGACCGGTTCCCGCTGCGCGTTCTACCTCCAGTACTCCTCCAGCGACAAGGGCTGGGCACTGGTCGCCCCGGACATAGACGCAGCCCAGCCCACCGCCTACTACAAGACGTCCGGGCACAGCGTCGCGACCGCCAACTGGACCCACCTGGTGGCTACCTTCGACGCCACCACCGGCACCATGAGCCTGTACGTAAACGGCCACCTCACCGGAACCGCCACCGACCCCACCCCGTGGGCGGCTAGCGGCCCGCTCCTGATCGGCGGCATCGACAACAGGGCACTCCAGAACGGAACCAGCCTGGGCTCGTTCAACGGCGAGATCAGCGACGTGCGCGTCTACAACACCGCCCTCCCCATTTCCGACGCCGCAGCCCCCGGCGACATCCCCGCCATCACCCAATTCGACTAA
- a CDS encoding IS4 family transposase, translated as MTVASGRFAPGHLGELTVVVPFELVDAVLVETWTVQRRLRDLPSRVGVYFLLAMCLFPEVGYRLVWDKLTGGLSGMPLAQPSAKALRDLRRRLGAAPVRSLFEVIAGPLARPTTPGVRFGAYRTVSFDGCSSLRVPDSPRNRAWLGRTAHHGYPTLELITLVETATRALIGAVFGPTDEGETAYARRLLHLLGSDMLVLWDKGFDANDFLAQVDATGAKVLGRLRGNRRTPVLARLHDGSYLSVIGTVSVRIVDAQITVTCADGTVFTSLYRLVTTLTDHRRHPAGALINLYHERWEHESAYYALRHTILAGHNLRSNDPVGLEQEMWALLTLYRALRTVMVQAAELVPGTDPDRCSFTVALQTARDQVVQAAGIVPEQPGHPGLIGQRVLDRLLAPRRHRTSTRKVKSPISRYSERRDDGRPDRSRTITDLTVTVREPGPEQQPLPAASRDDRHTAPTQRRRHRILALLQADPNRLWRPAEIAAHFGDVTLHTMYRQLSRWAENGLIHKLGPGLYAATAWTSTPLPPAETR; from the coding sequence GTGACCGTGGCGTCGGGCCGGTTCGCGCCGGGCCATCTGGGAGAGCTGACGGTCGTGGTGCCGTTCGAGTTGGTGGACGCCGTACTGGTGGAGACATGGACGGTGCAGAGGCGGCTGCGTGATCTGCCGTCGAGAGTCGGGGTGTACTTCCTGCTCGCGATGTGCCTGTTCCCTGAGGTCGGCTACCGGCTGGTCTGGGACAAGCTCACCGGCGGCTTGTCCGGGATGCCGTTGGCCCAGCCGAGCGCGAAGGCCCTGCGGGACCTGCGCCGACGACTGGGGGCCGCGCCGGTGCGCTCACTGTTCGAGGTAATCGCAGGTCCGCTTGCCCGCCCGACGACGCCGGGAGTGCGTTTCGGCGCCTACCGGACGGTGTCCTTCGACGGCTGCAGTTCGCTGAGGGTGCCCGATTCGCCCCGCAACCGAGCCTGGCTCGGGCGGACGGCGCATCACGGCTATCCCACGCTGGAACTGATAACGCTAGTCGAGACAGCGACGAGAGCGCTGATCGGCGCGGTCTTCGGACCCACCGACGAGGGCGAGACCGCGTACGCCCGCCGGCTCCTCCACCTGCTCGGGTCGGACATGCTGGTGCTGTGGGACAAAGGCTTCGACGCCAACGACTTCCTCGCACAGGTGGACGCGACCGGCGCGAAGGTGCTGGGCCGGCTCCGCGGCAACCGGCGCACCCCGGTCCTGGCCCGTCTCCACGACGGCTCCTATCTGTCGGTGATCGGCACGGTGAGTGTCCGGATCGTCGACGCCCAGATCACGGTGACCTGCGCCGACGGCACCGTCTTCACCAGCCTCTACCGGCTGGTCACCACCTTGACGGACCACCGCCGCCACCCGGCCGGGGCACTGATCAATCTGTACCACGAACGCTGGGAACACGAGAGCGCGTACTACGCGCTCCGCCACACGATCCTCGCCGGCCACAACCTCCGCTCGAATGACCCGGTCGGCCTTGAACAGGAGATGTGGGCCTTACTCACGCTCTACCGGGCCCTGCGGACCGTGATGGTCCAGGCCGCCGAGCTTGTCCCCGGCACCGACCCCGACCGCTGCAGCTTCACCGTGGCCCTGCAGACCGCCCGCGACCAGGTCGTTCAAGCCGCCGGGATCGTCCCCGAGCAGCCAGGCCACCCCGGACTGATCGGCCAGCGGGTGCTGGACCGGCTCCTCGCGCCGCGCCGTCACCGGACCAGCACCCGCAAGGTCAAGTCCCCGATCTCCCGCTACAGCGAGCGACGCGACGATGGCCGCCCCGACCGCAGCCGCACCATCACCGACCTCACCGTCACCGTCCGCGAACCCGGCCCCGAGCAGCAGCCTTTACCCGCGGCCTCACGCGATGACCGCCATACCGCCCCAACTCAGCGCCGACGGCACCGCATCCTCGCCCTGCTGCAGGCCGACCCGAACCGCCTGTGGAGACCCGCGGAGATCGCCGCCCACTTCGGCGACGTCACCCTGCACACCATGTATCGGCAGCTGTCCCGATGGGCCGAAAACGGCCTCATCCACAAGCTCGGACCCGGCCTCTACGCAGCCACAGCCTGGACCTCAACCCCCTTGCCACCAGCAGAAACCCGCTAA